From Rhodovastum atsumiense, a single genomic window includes:
- the serS gene encoding serine--tRNA ligase has product MHDIRTIRADGAAFDAALARRGMPPASPALLERDAARRAAQTALQEKQARRNALSRQVGEGRRKGEDTTALEAEATALRTEMEGLEADVARLDAEIRAVLESLPNILDPDVPDGPDETANVVLKQWGEPKDLGFAPKQHFELGEALGLMDFATAAKLAGARFTVLRGPLARLERALGQFMLDLHTREHGYEETIVPLLVNATSAYGTGQLPKFEEDLFKTTDGRYLIPTAELPLTNMVAGEIVAEKRLPIRVTALTECFRSEAGAAGRDTRGYLRQHQFRKVELVSITHPTQSDAEHERMTACAERVLELLNLPYRRVVLSSGDTGFGAAKTFDLEVWLPGQQMWREISSCSNTRDFQARRMNARFRGTDDKSVAHVHTLNGSGVAVGRALIAVMENGQQADGSILIPPVLWPYMGGQERIAAA; this is encoded by the coding sequence ATGCACGATATCCGCACCATCCGCGCCGACGGCGCCGCCTTCGACGCTGCCCTCGCCCGCCGCGGCATGCCGCCCGCTTCCCCCGCGCTGCTGGAACGCGACGCCGCCCGCCGCGCCGCCCAGACCGCGCTGCAGGAGAAGCAGGCGCGGCGCAACGCGCTGTCGCGGCAGGTCGGCGAAGGCCGGCGCAAGGGCGAGGACACCACGGCGCTGGAAGCCGAGGCGACGGCACTGCGCACCGAGATGGAAGGGCTGGAGGCCGATGTCGCGCGCCTCGATGCCGAAATTCGCGCCGTGCTGGAAAGCCTGCCCAACATCCTCGATCCCGACGTCCCGGACGGCCCGGACGAAACCGCCAACGTGGTGCTGAAGCAGTGGGGCGAGCCGAAGGACCTCGGCTTCGCCCCGAAGCAGCATTTCGAACTGGGCGAGGCGCTCGGGCTGATGGATTTCGCCACCGCGGCGAAGCTGGCCGGCGCGCGCTTCACCGTGCTGCGCGGCCCGCTCGCCCGGCTGGAACGCGCGCTCGGCCAGTTCATGCTCGACCTGCACACGCGCGAGCATGGCTACGAGGAAACCATCGTGCCGCTGCTGGTCAACGCCACCTCGGCCTACGGCACCGGCCAGTTGCCGAAATTCGAGGAAGACCTGTTCAAGACCACCGACGGCCGCTACCTGATCCCGACCGCCGAACTGCCGCTGACCAACATGGTCGCCGGCGAGATCGTGGCGGAGAAACGGCTGCCGATCCGCGTGACCGCGCTGACCGAGTGCTTCCGCTCGGAGGCGGGTGCGGCCGGGCGCGACACCCGCGGCTATCTGCGCCAGCACCAGTTCCGCAAGGTCGAGCTGGTGTCGATCACCCATCCCACGCAAAGCGACGCCGAGCACGAGCGCATGACCGCCTGTGCCGAACGTGTGCTGGAACTGCTCAACCTGCCGTACCGGCGGGTGGTGCTGTCCTCCGGCGACACCGGCTTCGGCGCGGCCAAAACCTTCGACCTGGAGGTGTGGCTGCCGGGCCAGCAGATGTGGCGGGAGATCTCCTCCTGCTCCAACACGCGGGATTTCCAGGCGCGCCGGATGAACGCCCGCTTCCGCGGCACCGACGACAAGTCGGTCGCCCATGTGCACACGCTGAACGGGTCCGGCGTGGCGGTCGGGCGCGCGCTGATCGCGGTGATGGAAAACGGCCAGCAGGCCGACGGCTCGATCCTGATCCCGCCGGTGCTGTGGCCCTACATGGGCGGCCAGGAGCGCATCGCGGCCGCCTGA
- a CDS encoding two-component system sensor histidine kinase NtrB, with product MPEETSEYLAAIFTFYGVFTLQGQIVEANDALLAAACLAGPGAWIRDAGWWRDEAARRRLQQGLDQAARGSRLQYQEAVHLPDHGMRRLHIAIGPVRSLDGRVTRLAFGATELAPPSSAGRGATEAEPVGFAARQAAILDALPAHVALLDQSGTIIAVNEAWRRFAAGNGVRDPAAFLGCNYLAACMPSDGSPPSPGDEQAVAIAAALPRILTGELQHFTCDYPCPTAQGERWFRLMATPLPLGAGHGGAVVLHLDVTTNRRTEEALRQMQKMEAVGRLTSGLAHDFNNILVLIIGGLELLMPRLTDGRSRALAGKVLAAAERGSALAERLLRLSRREPTRLQLVDVNEAITIEQKLLQQAVGGTVSIACDLSPEAGSVLVDPNELATALLNLAVNARDAMPEGGQLRLCTCRERATAPQGAEQVVITVQDTGQGMPPEVMARVFEPFFTTKGPGRGTGLGLAQVHGFARQSGGSAHIASAPGQGTTVTIRLPHHDEEPAAPVRLQVL from the coding sequence ATGCCTGAAGAAACCAGCGAGTACCTTGCAGCCATATTTACATTTTATGGCGTATTTACGTTGCAGGGTCAGATCGTCGAGGCCAACGATGCACTTCTTGCCGCTGCCTGCCTCGCCGGCCCCGGAGCCTGGATTCGCGATGCCGGCTGGTGGAGGGACGAGGCCGCGCGCCGGCGTCTGCAACAGGGGCTCGACCAGGCGGCCCGGGGCAGCCGCCTGCAGTACCAGGAGGCGGTGCATCTCCCCGACCACGGCATGAGGCGCCTGCACATCGCCATCGGGCCGGTGCGAAGCCTGGACGGGCGCGTCACCCGGCTTGCCTTCGGCGCCACTGAACTCGCCCCCCCCTCATCCGCCGGCCGCGGCGCCACGGAGGCAGAGCCGGTCGGATTCGCCGCCCGCCAGGCGGCGATCCTCGATGCCCTGCCGGCGCATGTGGCGCTGCTGGACCAGTCCGGCACCATCATCGCGGTCAACGAGGCCTGGCGTCGCTTCGCCGCCGGGAACGGCGTGCGCGATCCCGCCGCCTTCCTGGGCTGCAACTATCTGGCGGCCTGCATGCCTTCCGACGGCTCGCCTCCGTCCCCCGGTGACGAGCAGGCGGTCGCCATCGCCGCCGCGCTGCCGCGCATCCTCACCGGCGAGTTGCAGCACTTCACCTGCGATTATCCCTGCCCCACCGCACAGGGCGAACGCTGGTTCCGCTTGATGGCGACGCCGCTGCCGCTGGGCGCCGGCCATGGCGGCGCGGTGGTGCTGCACCTGGACGTGACCACCAACCGCCGCACTGAAGAAGCGCTGCGGCAGATGCAGAAGATGGAGGCGGTCGGGCGCCTGACCAGCGGCCTCGCCCATGACTTCAACAACATCCTGGTGCTGATCATCGGCGGGCTGGAGCTGCTGATGCCACGCCTGACCGATGGTCGATCGCGCGCCCTCGCCGGCAAGGTGCTGGCGGCGGCCGAACGCGGCTCGGCGCTGGCAGAACGGTTGCTGCGCCTCTCGCGCCGCGAGCCGACCCGGCTGCAACTGGTCGACGTGAACGAGGCGATCACGATCGAGCAGAAGCTGTTGCAGCAGGCCGTGGGCGGCACCGTCAGCATCGCCTGCGACCTCTCCCCCGAGGCCGGCTCCGTACTGGTCGACCCGAACGAGCTTGCCACCGCCCTGCTCAACCTCGCGGTGAACGCGCGCGACGCCATGCCCGAAGGCGGGCAGTTGCGGCTCTGCACCTGCCGGGAACGCGCGACGGCACCGCAAGGGGCGGAGCAGGTCGTGATCACCGTGCAGGATACCGGCCAAGGCATGCCGCCGGAGGTGATGGCACGGGTCTTCGAGCCGTTCTTCACCACCAAGGGGCCCGGGCGCGGCACCGGGCTCGGGCTGGCCCAGGTACACGGCTTCGCCCGGCAATCCGGCGGCAGCGCGCACATCGCCAGCGCGCCCGGCCAGGGCACCACGGTCACCATTCGCCTGCCTCATCACGACGAGGAGCCGGCCGCCCCCGTCCGCCTGCAGGTTCTCTGA
- a CDS encoding peroxiredoxin-like family protein: MGGLVRQLEAFMQGLLERTDPATARTLRGGIERLVRDGVAQRAPGPGTPAPDFILPDQDGREVSLSRELGRGPVVLTFFRGGWCPFCTITLRALARIHPALCRHQAQVLAVSPQGARHCADTVLCNQLPFRVLGDHDNQVARRYGLPVTLSPELQDIYRRFGHDLPAINGVDAWELPIPATFLIGTDGRIRQAHVDPRPHRRMEPEQVLAGVETLAALTE; this comes from the coding sequence ATGGGCGGGTTGGTCCGACAGCTTGAGGCATTCATGCAGGGATTGCTGGAGCGCACGGATCCCGCCACAGCCAGGACGCTGCGCGGCGGGATCGAACGGCTGGTGCGCGACGGAGTGGCGCAGCGGGCGCCCGGACCCGGCACGCCGGCCCCGGATTTCATCCTGCCCGACCAGGATGGCCGGGAGGTGTCGCTGTCGCGCGAACTCGGGCGTGGGCCGGTGGTGCTGACTTTTTTCCGTGGTGGCTGGTGCCCGTTCTGCACCATCACTTTGCGCGCCCTGGCCCGCATTCACCCCGCGCTGTGCCGGCACCAGGCGCAGGTGCTGGCGGTGTCGCCGCAGGGGGCGCGGCACTGTGCCGATACCGTCCTGTGCAATCAGTTGCCGTTCCGGGTGCTGGGCGACCACGACAACCAGGTGGCACGGCGCTACGGCCTGCCGGTGACCCTGTCGCCGGAGCTACAGGACATCTACCGCCGCTTCGGCCATGACCTGCCCGCGATCAATGGCGTCGATGCGTGGGAGCTGCCGATCCCGGCGACCTTCCTGATCGGCACCGACGGACGGATCCGGCAGGCCCATGTCGATCCGCGCCCGCATCGCCGCATGGAGCCGGAGCAGGTGCTGGCGGGGGTGGAGACGCTGGCCGCGCTCACGGAGTAA
- a CDS encoding LysR family transcriptional regulator, producing the protein MDLLIAMRTFVRVAETGSFSAVAREIGATQPAVSRQIAALEEHLAARLLQRSTRSLTLTEDGRDLLAHARFVLEAVEQAEAAIGRRRASPAGLVRLGSPTVFGRMYVAPRIGLLLARYPELSVELVMADDVVDMVQEGLDLTLRVGSVADPTLVARRVGVTTSQAVAAPAYLDRHGEPRHPSDLAGHDCIIFTRGPTPETWNFTGAEETVPVAVHGRLRVNSIEAALEAALAGVGVALVPTWMLREELREGRLRPLLQAWRPPHRPISLVYPSRRFLAPRTRTVIDFIVDEFRLDPVISAYGVA; encoded by the coding sequence ATGGACCTGCTGATCGCCATGCGAACTTTCGTCCGGGTCGCCGAAACCGGCAGTTTTTCGGCGGTGGCGCGCGAGATCGGCGCGACCCAACCAGCGGTGTCCCGGCAGATTGCGGCCCTGGAGGAGCATCTCGCCGCCCGCCTGCTGCAGCGCAGCACACGCAGCCTGACCCTGACCGAGGACGGGCGCGACCTGCTGGCGCATGCCCGCTTCGTGCTGGAGGCGGTGGAACAGGCGGAAGCGGCGATCGGCCGACGGCGTGCCTCGCCGGCGGGGCTGGTGCGGCTGGGCTCTCCCACGGTGTTCGGCCGGATGTACGTGGCGCCGCGCATCGGCCTGTTGCTGGCGCGCTACCCGGAGCTGTCGGTCGAGCTGGTGATGGCCGACGACGTGGTGGACATGGTGCAGGAGGGACTCGACCTCACCCTCCGCGTCGGCAGCGTGGCCGACCCGACCCTGGTGGCCCGGCGGGTCGGCGTGACCACCTCGCAGGCAGTGGCCGCGCCCGCCTATCTCGACCGGCATGGCGAGCCGCGGCATCCCTCCGACCTCGCCGGCCACGACTGCATCATCTTCACCCGCGGTCCCACGCCGGAAACCTGGAACTTCACCGGGGCGGAGGAAACCGTTCCCGTCGCCGTGCACGGCAGGCTGCGCGTGAACAGCATCGAGGCGGCGCTGGAAGCGGCGCTGGCCGGGGTCGGGGTGGCGCTGGTGCCGACCTGGATGCTGCGCGAGGAACTGCGCGAAGGGCGGCTGCGTCCCCTGCTGCAGGCCTGGCGGCCGCCGCACCGGCCGATCTCGCTGGTTTATCCCTCCAGGCGGTTCCTCGCGCCACGAACCCGAACGGTGATCGACTTCATCGTCGACGAGTTCCGGCTGGATCCGGTGATTTCCGCCTATGGCGTCGCCTGA
- a CDS encoding DsbA family oxidoreductase: protein MNILAPPRVRLTIEVVHDLVCPWCYLGLRRLLRTLRRRPDLTSDLSWRPFLLNPDMPRAGLSRADYIVRKFGGEERARRLYGSIAEIGHGEGMQFRFDRIRRTPSSVDAHRLVRWATRHGSGLELVEALFAAHFTDGRDIGDIDTLATIAAACGLDGGAVHAFLASDAEADIIHAENLRAHRLGINGVPCFVIGGRHAIAGAQEPEVIERLLDVALVDATEGF from the coding sequence GTGAACATCCTCGCCCCCCCCCGCGTCCGCCTGACCATCGAGGTCGTGCACGATCTCGTCTGCCCGTGGTGCTACCTGGGCCTGCGTCGCCTGCTGCGCACGCTGCGCCGCCGCCCGGACCTGACCTCCGATCTCTCCTGGCGCCCGTTCCTGCTCAATCCCGACATGCCGCGCGCCGGGCTCTCGCGCGCCGACTACATCGTGCGCAAGTTCGGCGGCGAGGAACGCGCCCGCAGGCTGTATGGCTCCATCGCCGAGATCGGCCACGGCGAGGGCATGCAGTTCCGCTTCGACCGCATCCGCCGCACGCCCTCCTCGGTGGACGCCCATCGCCTGGTGCGCTGGGCCACCCGCCACGGCAGCGGGCTGGAACTGGTCGAGGCATTGTTCGCCGCGCATTTCACCGATGGCCGGGACATCGGCGACATCGACACGCTGGCTACCATTGCGGCCGCCTGCGGCCTCGACGGCGGCGCCGTGCACGCCTTCCTGGCCAGCGATGCCGAGGCCGACATCATCCACGCCGAGAACCTGCGGGCGCACCGCCTGGGCATCAACGGCGTGCCCTGCTTCGTCATCGGCGGCCGCCACGCCATCGCCGGCGCGCAGGAACCCGAGGTGATCGAGCGCCTGCTCGACGTCGCCCTGGTGGACGCCACCGAAGGCTTCTGA
- the mfd gene encoding transcription-repair coupling factor, translating into MTAVFGVPEGWDAMLLARRAAEHAGPLLHACRDDARMSRLAEALAFFAPDAEVLRFPAWDCLPYDRVSPNPELVSERIATLARLLEPARRVRIVLTTVNALVQRVPPRHVFHGASLALAQGGTLDPDQLVRFLEANGYGRAGTVMEPGEYAVRGGIIDIFPAGRPEPVRLDLFGDTIESIRAFDPASQRSGIVLKQVVLRPVSEVSLDKASVARFRTAWRDLFGQAAAQDPLYLSVSEGRRHPGMEHWVPLFHEGMETLLDYLPKASCSLDHQAEEVLAARLEMIADHYAARRQVPREGEATYRPLPPARLYLSQADWDSMLGAGPLFSFSPFARPEGATGVDGGGRPGPIFAQGSAATGGGPGINVFAQLRAQADRWLGEGRRPVVAAWTRGSRDRIANLLREHGFRAEAADDWAAAQKLPVGVVGLVTLGLERGFVAETLAFVSEQDLLGERISRPPRRRKRADQFIAEATEIAEGDLVVHQDHGIGRYDGLVTLTVNGAPHDCLRLLYEGDDKLFLPVENIEVLSRFGSETAGVALDKLGGTSWQNRKAKARQRIQDMAGALIQIAAERRLREAETLAPPEGAWDEFCARFPHAETEDQARAIADVLEDLASGRPMDRLVCGDVGFGKTEVALRAAFVAAMSGSQVAVVVPTTLLSRQHFRTFSARFEGLPVKVAQLSRMVTAKEAAEVRRGLADGSVNIVVGTHALLAKGISFSTLGLLIVDEEQHFGVAHKEKLKALKADVHVLTLTATPIPRTLQLALTGVREMSLIATPPVDRLAVRTFIMPFDAVVIREAIQRERFRGGQVFCVVPRIEDLGKMAERLAEIVPEARTVQAHGRLAPTELERVMTEFSDGRYDILLSTNIVESGLDMPAVNTLVIHRADMFGLGQLYQLRGRVGRGKQRGYAYLTWPQAHRLSAAAEKRLTVMHSLDALGAGFTLASHDLDIRGAGNLLGDEQSGHIREVGIELYQQMLEDAVADLRASKGRRAVEDRDWTPNISLGLPVLIPEAYVRDLPVRLGLYRRIGALASDAETEAMAAELVDRFGKLPEEVENLLQVVSLKRACRAAGVEKLEAGPKGMVLSFRGNAFRNPAGLVSWLASKGGAVKLRPDHKLAIVREMSVAERVRMARDTVAHLSRIAAQAKAA; encoded by the coding sequence ATGACCGCGGTTTTCGGTGTCCCGGAAGGCTGGGATGCCATGCTCCTGGCCCGGCGGGCGGCGGAGCATGCCGGCCCGTTGCTGCATGCCTGTCGCGACGACGCGCGCATGTCGCGTCTGGCCGAGGCGCTGGCCTTCTTCGCCCCCGACGCCGAGGTGCTGCGCTTCCCGGCCTGGGACTGCCTGCCTTACGACCGGGTCTCCCCGAATCCCGAACTGGTAAGCGAGCGCATCGCCACGCTGGCGCGGCTGCTGGAGCCGGCGCGCCGGGTGCGGATCGTGCTGACCACGGTGAATGCGCTGGTGCAACGGGTGCCGCCGCGGCACGTGTTCCATGGCGCGAGCCTGGCGCTGGCGCAGGGCGGCACGCTCGATCCCGACCAGCTGGTGCGCTTCCTGGAAGCGAACGGCTATGGCCGGGCCGGCACGGTGATGGAGCCGGGCGAGTATGCGGTGCGCGGGGGGATCATCGACATCTTCCCGGCGGGAAGGCCGGAGCCGGTACGGCTTGATCTGTTCGGCGACACCATCGAGAGCATCCGGGCCTTCGACCCGGCCAGCCAGCGCAGCGGCATCGTGCTGAAGCAGGTGGTGCTGCGGCCGGTGTCCGAGGTGTCGCTCGACAAGGCGTCGGTTGCCCGGTTCCGCACCGCCTGGCGTGACCTGTTCGGGCAGGCGGCGGCGCAGGACCCGCTGTACCTGTCGGTGTCCGAGGGCCGGCGGCATCCCGGCATGGAACATTGGGTGCCGCTGTTCCACGAGGGCATGGAGACGCTGCTCGACTACCTGCCCAAGGCGTCCTGCAGCCTCGACCACCAGGCCGAGGAGGTGCTGGCGGCGCGGCTGGAGATGATCGCCGACCACTATGCGGCACGCCGGCAGGTGCCGCGCGAAGGCGAGGCGACGTACCGGCCGTTGCCGCCGGCCCGGCTTTATTTGTCGCAGGCCGACTGGGACTCGATGCTGGGGGCGGGACCGCTGTTCAGCTTCAGCCCCTTCGCCCGGCCGGAGGGCGCGACCGGGGTGGATGGCGGCGGCCGGCCGGGGCCGATCTTCGCCCAGGGCTCGGCGGCGACCGGCGGCGGGCCGGGCATCAACGTGTTCGCGCAACTGCGTGCCCAGGCCGATCGCTGGCTTGGCGAGGGGCGGCGGCCGGTGGTCGCGGCCTGGACCCGCGGCTCGCGTGACCGCATCGCCAATCTGCTGCGCGAGCACGGCTTCCGCGCCGAGGCGGCGGATGACTGGGCGGCGGCGCAGAAGTTGCCGGTGGGCGTGGTCGGACTGGTGACGCTGGGGCTGGAGCGCGGCTTCGTCGCCGAGACGCTGGCCTTCGTTTCCGAGCAGGACCTGCTGGGCGAGCGCATCTCCCGCCCGCCGCGCCGGCGCAAGCGGGCCGACCAGTTCATCGCCGAGGCCACCGAGATCGCCGAGGGCGACCTTGTGGTGCACCAGGACCACGGCATCGGCCGCTATGACGGGCTGGTGACGCTGACCGTCAACGGCGCGCCGCATGACTGCCTGCGCCTGCTGTACGAGGGCGACGACAAGCTGTTCCTGCCGGTCGAGAACATCGAGGTGCTCAGCCGCTTCGGCAGCGAGACCGCCGGGGTGGCGCTGGACAAGCTGGGCGGCACCTCCTGGCAGAACCGCAAGGCCAAGGCGCGCCAGCGCATCCAGGACATGGCCGGGGCGCTGATCCAGATCGCCGCCGAGCGCCGGCTGCGCGAGGCGGAGACGCTGGCGCCGCCGGAAGGGGCCTGGGACGAGTTCTGCGCCCGCTTCCCGCATGCCGAGACGGAAGATCAGGCGCGTGCCATCGCCGACGTGCTGGAAGACCTGGCCTCGGGCCGGCCGATGGACCGGCTGGTCTGCGGCGACGTGGGCTTCGGCAAGACCGAGGTGGCGCTGCGGGCGGCCTTCGTCGCCGCCATGTCCGGCAGCCAGGTGGCGGTGGTGGTGCCGACCACGCTGCTGAGCCGGCAGCATTTCCGTACCTTCTCCGCCCGCTTCGAGGGGCTGCCGGTGAAGGTGGCGCAGCTTTCGCGCATGGTGACGGCCAAGGAGGCGGCGGAAGTGCGGCGCGGCCTCGCCGATGGCAGCGTCAACATCGTGGTCGGCACGCATGCGCTGCTGGCCAAGGGGATCAGCTTCTCGACCCTCGGCCTGCTGATCGTGGACGAGGAGCAGCATTTCGGCGTCGCCCACAAGGAGAAGCTGAAGGCGCTGAAGGCCGACGTGCACGTGCTGACGCTGACCGCGACGCCGATCCCGCGCACGCTGCAACTGGCGCTGACCGGGGTGCGGGAGATGAGCCTGATCGCGACCCCGCCGGTGGACCGGCTGGCGGTGCGCACCTTCATCATGCCGTTCGACGCGGTGGTGATCCGCGAGGCGATCCAGCGCGAGCGCTTCCGCGGCGGGCAGGTGTTCTGCGTGGTGCCGCGCATCGAGGACCTGGGCAAGATGGCCGAGCGCCTCGCCGAGATCGTGCCGGAGGCGCGGACGGTGCAGGCGCATGGCCGGCTGGCGCCGACCGAGCTCGAACGGGTGATGACCGAGTTCTCCGACGGGCGGTACGACATCCTGCTCTCGACCAACATTGTCGAGAGCGGGCTCGACATGCCGGCGGTGAACACGCTGGTCATCCATCGGGCCGACATGTTCGGGCTGGGACAATTGTACCAGTTGCGCGGGCGGGTCGGGCGGGGCAAGCAGCGCGGCTATGCCTACCTGACCTGGCCGCAGGCGCACCGGCTGAGTGCGGCGGCCGAGAAGCGGCTGACCGTGATGCATTCGCTGGATGCGCTGGGGGCGGGCTTCACCCTGGCCAGCCACGACCTGGACATCCGCGGTGCCGGCAACCTGCTCGGCGACGAGCAGAGCGGCCATATCCGCGAGGTCGGCATCGAGCTGTACCAGCAGATGCTGGAGGACGCCGTCGCCGATTTGCGGGCGAGCAAGGGGCGGCGGGCGGTCGAGGACCGCGACTGGACGCCCAATATCAGCCTTGGCCTGCCGGTGCTGATCCCGGAAGCCTATGTGCGCGACCTGCCGGTGCGGCTGGGGCTGTATCGCCGCATCGGTGCGCTGGCCTCCGATGCGGAAACCGAGGCGATGGCCGCCGAGCTGGTCGACCGCTTCGGCAAGCTGCCGGAGGAGGTGGAGAACCTGCTGCAGGTGGTTTCGCTCAAGCGCGCCTGCCGCGCGGCCGGGGTGGAGAAGCTGGAGGCTGGGCCGAAGGGCATGGTCCTCAGCTTCCGTGGCAATGCCTTCCGCAATCCGGCCGGGTTGGTGAGCTGGCTGGCCAGCAAGGGCGGGGCGGTGAAACTGCGCCCCGATCACAAGCTGGCGATCGTGCGGGAAATGAGCGTGGCCGAGCGGGTGCGGATGGCGCGCGACACGGTGGCGCATCTCAGCCGCATCGCCGCCCAGGCGAAGGCGGCGTAG
- a CDS encoding FAD assembly factor SdhE, with translation MTEPAPQPQDPRRRRLLFRATHRGTHENDLLIGGYVRRHIDALTDAEMDALEEVMELPDADLADWLTGRRPVPAEVDSPMLRALRAFALQRPR, from the coding sequence ATGACCGAACCAGCCCCGCAGCCGCAGGACCCACGGCGGCGCCGTCTGCTGTTCCGCGCCACCCACCGCGGCACCCACGAGAACGACCTCCTGATCGGCGGCTACGTGCGCCGCCACATCGATGCGCTGACCGACGCGGAAATGGACGCGCTCGAGGAAGTCATGGAACTTCCCGACGCCGACCTCGCCGATTGGCTCACCGGCCGGCGCCCCGTGCCGGCCGAGGTCGATTCGCCCATGCTTCGCGCCCTCCGCGCCTTCGCATTGCAGAGGCCGCGATGA
- the recG gene encoding ATP-dependent DNA helicase RecG, giving the protein MQPPSPIPSSLCAPLFEPLTALRGVGEQVASLIGRAAGGARVIDLLFHLPESWIDRRARIAIRDAVPGALVTIEAEVVRIDKPASPRQPTRVVVRDGSGAADLVFFRRFPEAKLARGARVLVSGKFDDRGQMVHPDHVVPAGQEAALPWIEPVWPLTAGLFAWNLRKPVADALTRIPALPEWHDPALLRREGWPDFAAALRMLHAPEVPPPPAARRRLAYDELLAGQLALAFVRRRARERPGRGLSGDGALRAEALARFGHVPTAEQQAVLAEIDADLAAPRRMLRLLQGDVGSGKTLVAVLAMLRAVEAGAQAAMMAPTEILARQHFRTLERICPVPCALLTGSVTGKARTRLLEGLADGSVPVVVGTHALVQDSVTFRDLGLAVIDEQHRFGVEQRLRMGAKGEAADVLVMTATPIPRTLLLTQWGEMQVSRLTGKPAGRQPVRTTLHSLATLPDLVDAIGRALAGGARVYWVCPMVAESEVLDLAAAEERFAGLRGRFGDMVGLAHGRQDAAVREAALADFAAGRTRLLVATTVIEVGVDVPEASVMVIEHAERFGLAPLHQLRGRVGRGREASFCLLLHADGLAEPARRRLTLLRDTGDGFRIADEDFRIRGGGDLLGTKQAGLPGWRLADAEAHEDLLHMAARDAEVLAQRDPELRSERGEAARVLLHLFEKRAAFRTLRAG; this is encoded by the coding sequence GTGCAACCGCCCTCCCCCATCCCTTCCAGCCTGTGTGCCCCCCTTTTCGAGCCTTTGACCGCCCTGCGCGGCGTCGGCGAGCAGGTCGCGAGCCTGATCGGCCGTGCCGCCGGGGGAGCGCGGGTGATCGACCTGCTGTTTCACCTGCCCGAGAGCTGGATCGACCGGCGGGCGCGAATCGCGATTCGCGACGCCGTGCCGGGGGCGCTGGTGACGATCGAGGCCGAGGTGGTGCGCATCGACAAGCCGGCGAGCCCCCGCCAGCCCACCCGCGTGGTGGTGCGCGACGGCAGCGGGGCGGCGGATCTGGTGTTCTTCCGCCGCTTCCCGGAAGCGAAGCTGGCAAGGGGGGCACGGGTGCTGGTCTCGGGCAAGTTCGACGACCGCGGCCAGATGGTGCACCCCGACCACGTGGTGCCGGCGGGCCAGGAAGCGGCGCTGCCCTGGATCGAGCCGGTCTGGCCGCTGACGGCGGGGCTGTTCGCCTGGAACCTGCGCAAGCCGGTGGCCGATGCGCTGACCCGTATCCCGGCCTTGCCGGAATGGCATGACCCGGCGCTGCTGCGGCGCGAGGGCTGGCCGGACTTCGCCGCGGCGCTGCGCATGCTGCATGCGCCGGAGGTGCCGCCGCCCCCGGCGGCGCGGCGCCGGCTGGCCTATGACGAGTTGCTGGCCGGGCAACTGGCGCTGGCCTTCGTCCGCCGCCGCGCCCGCGAGCGGCCGGGTCGTGGCCTGTCCGGCGACGGGGCGCTGCGCGCCGAGGCGCTGGCCCGATTCGGCCACGTGCCGACGGCCGAACAGCAGGCGGTGCTGGCGGAGATCGATGCGGACCTCGCGGCCCCCCGGCGGATGCTGCGGCTGCTGCAGGGCGATGTCGGGTCCGGCAAGACGCTGGTGGCGGTCCTGGCGATGCTGCGTGCGGTCGAGGCCGGCGCCCAGGCGGCGATGATGGCGCCCACCGAGATCCTGGCGCGCCAGCATTTCCGCACGCTGGAGCGGATCTGCCCGGTGCCCTGCGCGCTGCTGACCGGCTCGGTGACCGGCAAGGCGCGGACGCGCCTGCTGGAAGGGCTGGCCGATGGGTCCGTGCCGGTGGTGGTCGGCACCCATGCCCTGGTGCAGGACAGCGTGACCTTCCGCGACCTGGGGCTGGCGGTGATCGACGAGCAGCACCGCTTCGGGGTGGAGCAGCGCCTGCGCATGGGCGCCAAGGGCGAGGCCGCGGACGTGCTGGTGATGACCGCGACGCCGATCCCGCGCACGCTGCTGCTGACCCAGTGGGGGGAGATGCAGGTCAGCCGCCTGACCGGCAAGCCGGCCGGGCGCCAGCCGGTGCGCACGACGCTGCATTCATTGGCCACCCTGCCCGATCTGGTCGATGCGATCGGCCGGGCGCTGGCCGGCGGGGCGCGGGTCTACTGGGTTTGCCCGATGGTGGCCGAGAGCGAGGTGCTGGACCTTGCCGCCGCCGAGGAACGCTTCGCCGGGCTGCGCGGCCGCTTCGGGGATATGGTCGGGCTGGCGCATGGCCGGCAGGACGCGGCGGTGCGGGAAGCGGCGCTGGCCGATTTCGCCGCCGGGCGCACCCGGCTGCTGGTCGCCACCACCGTCATCGAGGTCGGCGTCGACGTGCCCGAGGCCAGCGTGATGGTGATCGAGCACGCCGAGCGCTTCGGCCTCGCCCCGTTGCACCAGTTGCGCGGGCGGGTCGGCCGCGGGCGGGAGGCCAGCTTCTGCCTGCTGCTGCACGCCGACGGGCTGGCCGAACCGGCGCGGCGGCGGCTGACCCTGCTGCGCGACACCGGTGACGGGTTCCGCATCGCCGACGAGGATTTCCGCATCCGCGGCGGCGGCGACCTGCTGGGGACGAAGCAGGCCGGCCTGCCCGGCTGGCGGCTGGCCGATGCCGAGGCGCACGAGGACCTGCTGCACATGGCCGCGCGGGACGCGGAAGTGCTGGCCCAGCGCGACCCGGAGCTGCGCAGCGAGCGCGGCGAGGCGGCACGGGTGCTGCTGCACCTGTTCGAGAAGCGGGCGGCGTTCCGGACGCTGCGGGCAGGGTGA